One window of the Hoplias malabaricus isolate fHopMal1 chromosome Y, fHopMal1.hap1, whole genome shotgun sequence genome contains the following:
- the LOC136678970 gene encoding protein RUFY3-like isoform X4 — translation MSDLTPQSEVPTPTTDKITQAARETIYLCNFRVSVDGEWLCLRELNDISLTPDPEPAHEDPKDPIAIERLNLMNMAKLSIKGLIESALNLGRTLDSDYAPLQQFFVVMEHCLKHGLKTKKTFLGQNKSFWGPLELVEKLTPEAGEITASVKDLPGLKTPLGRGRAWLRLALMQKKLSDYMKTIINRKDLLSEFYEPNALMMEEEGAVIAGLLVGLNVIDANLCMKGEDLDSQVGVIDFSMYLKDGGHSSKSTEGDGQITAILDQKNYVEELNRHLSASVNNLQAKVDALEKSNTKLTEELAVANNRIITLQEEVERVKEESSYLVESSRKASRPEGTADGQVLGETRKQLKEETQLRLDVEKELEVQIGMRQEMELSMKMLEKDICEKHDALVELRQQLDDLRRLNQELSHKSQTSDASVKQKTEIISRFEEKSNQMATTIKQLENRSKQAERQRDLAEEANRLFKQEFGDKIESLQQEVEQLRKQRSSLEQELRKERERRGVQAPDALLSRTPPQRDVRQQVEEIRKELEKVRKENDTLRNVLEEKTSLSSSLSLSHEDEQEQSTEEPEPSICQMCECPESVTKPKRECKHCRGTFCESCVSNELPLPSSIYPEHVCDSCYSSLLQQYVSTPT, via the exons ATGTCTGATCTGACACCCCAAAGCGAGGTCCCTACCCCCACCACAGACAAGATCACACAGGCCGCCCGTGAGACCATCTATCTCTGCAACTTCCGCGTGTCTGTGGACGGCGAGTGGCTGTGCCTCCGCGAGCTCAATGACATCTCGCTCACCCCAGACCCCGAGCCAGCTCATGAAG ATCCAAAGGACCCCATCGCAATCGAGAGGCTTAACCTAATGAACATGGCCAAGTTGAGCATTAAAGGCCTCATTGAGTCGGCGTTAAACCTGGGACGCACTCTGGACTCAGACTATGCTCCTTTGCAGCAGTTTTTCGTCGTGATGGAGCACTGTCTGAAACATGGACTTAAAA CAAAGAAGACATTCCTTGGTCAGAACAAGTCCTTTTGGGGTCCTCTGGAGCTTGTTGAAAAGTTGACTCCAGAAGCTGGAGAGATCACAGCTAGCGTCAAAGACCTTCCAGGGCTCAA AACTCCATTGGGAAGAGGCAGAGCATGGCTGCGATTGGCCTTGATGCAGAAGAAGCTCTCAGACTACATGAAGACCATCATCAACAGAAAGGACCTTTTAAG CGAGTTCTACGAGCCCAATGCTTTGATGATGGAGGAAGAAGGAGCAGTAATTGCTGGACTGCTAGTGGGACTCAATGTCATTGATGCAAACCTGTGTATGAAGGGAGAAGACTTGGATTCTCAG GTTGGGGTGATAGATTTTTCCATGTACCTAAAAGATGGAGGTCACAGCAGCAAGAGCACAGAGGG TGACGGACAAATCACTGCTATCCTTGACCAGAAAAATTACGTTGAGGAACTAAACAGACATTTAAG TGCTTCTGTGAATAATCTACAAGCCAAAGTGGATGCTCTTGAGAAATCTAACACAAAACTAACAGAGGAG CTTGCGGTTGCAAACAACAGAATCATCACTTTACAAGAGGAGGTGGAGAGGGTGAAAGAAGAGAGCTCTTACCTTGTGGAGTCTAGTCGCAAG GCCTCAAGACCAGAAGGAACAGCAGATGGCCAAGTACTTGGGGAAACTCGAAAACAGCTCAAAGAGGAGACTCAACTCCGGCTG GATGTAGAGAAAGAGCTGGAGGTGCAGATAGGAATGAGACAGGAGATGGAGCTGTCTATGAAGATGTTGGAGAAGGACATCTGTGAGAAGCATGATGCTCTGGTGGAGCTCAGACAGCAGCTCGATGATCTGCGCAGACTCAATCAAGAGCTGTCCCACAAGTCCCAG acctcAGATGCCAGTGTGAAACAGAAGACTGAAATCATCAGTCGCTTTGAGGAGAAATCAAACCAGATGGCAACCACTATCAAACAGCTGGAGAACAG ATCTAAGCAGGCGGAGAGGCAGAGGGACCTGGCGGAGGAGGCCAACAGGCTCTTCAAGCAAGAGTTTGGAGACAAAATAGAGAGTCTGCAGCAAGAGGTGGAGCAGTTACGAAAGCAGAG GAGCAGTCTGGAACAGGAGTTGAGGAAGGAGAGGGAGCGGAGAGGAGTCCAGGCCCCTGATGCTCTGCTGAGCAGAACACCTCCACAGAGAGACGTGAGGCAGCAAGTGGAAGAGATCAGAAAA GAACTGGAAAAGGTCAGAAAAGAGAATGACACTCTCCGAAATGTGCTGGAGGAGAAAACAAGCCTCAGCTCTAGTCT GTCCCTGTCCCATGAAGATGAACAA GAACAGTCTACAGAAGAGCCAGAGCCTTCCATCTGCCAAATGTGTGAATGTCCAGAGTCTGTAACAAAGCCTAAG CGCGAGTGTAAACACTGCAGAGGCACATTTTGTGAAAGCTGCGTCTCCAATGAGCTCCCG